A section of the Harmonia axyridis chromosome 2, icHarAxyr1.1, whole genome shotgun sequence genome encodes:
- the LOC123672284 gene encoding uncharacterized protein LOC123672284, producing the protein MRKRVSSKINLVKTKSRNKLITNTINGCLLTSQCVKKDDVTMESEGFTEASSSSATPKRSGSKLSPLTNQRIERMKAKINSLKCKIFRRKVPHCFCKGRPIEATNRTNISRLICESKRYLSKDAHIIFANELKANFVNKFNRRYDDDLKEMCLLSEYKKSKTKKSMQ; encoded by the exons ATGCGAAAAAGAGTCTCCAGTAAAATAAACTTGGttaaaacaaaatcaagaaataagttAATAACTAATACAATCAATGGTTGTTTATTAACGTCTCAGTGTGTGAAAAAAGATG atGTTACAATGGAATCAGAAGGTTTTACAGAAGCAAGTAGCAGTTCGGCCACCCCCAAACGTAGTGGTAGTAAGCTGAGCCCCTTAACCAACCagagaattgaaagaatgaagGCTAAAATCAATTCTTTGAAGTGCAAAATATTTAGGCGTAAAGTTCCCCACTGTTTTTGCAAAGGAAGACCCATCGAGGCTACCAATAGAACAAATATCTCAAGATTGATATGTGAATCAAAACGATACCTTTCCAAAGATGCTCATATTATTTTTGCTAATGAGTTGAAAGCaaactttgttaataaattcAACAGAAGATATGATGATGACTTGAAAGAAATGTGCTTGTTAagtgaatacaaaaaatcaaaaactaagaaatctatgcaatga